The following DNA comes from Deltaproteobacteria bacterium.
CTGGAGAAGGTGGGCAACCTCTCGAGCGCGTCGGTGCTCTTCGTGCTCCGCGACACGCTCGATCAGGTGGACGCCAAGCCCGGTGACCACGGGCTGATGCTCGCCATGGGCCCGGGCTTCTGCTCCGAGCTGGTGCTGCTGCGATGGTGACCACGAGCGAAGCGCTCTACCTCGCGTTCCTCTTTGCGCTCGCGTTGGAGCGCGGCTTCGAGCTCGCGCTCTCGCATCGCAACGCGACGCGCGCGTTTGCCAGGGGCGGCGTCGAAGTGGGACGTGCGCACTTCCGGGTGATGGCACCGTTTCACGCGCTCTTCCTGGTGGCCTGCGGCGCCGAAACACTTCTGTTACATCGGCGCTTTCCAGGCGCTCTGGGTTGGCTCGCGCTCGCGGGCGCGCTCGGGGCGCAGGGGCTGCGGTACTGGGCCATCGCCGCGCTCGGCGAGCAGTGGAACACGCGGGTGATCGTGGTGCCCGGCTTGCCGCCCGTGACGCGCGGGCCCTACCGCTGGGTGCGCCACCCCAACTACGACGCGGTGATCCTGGAGATTGCCTGTGTGCCGCTCATCCACGGCGCGTGGATCACGGCGCTCGTCTTCAGCCTCTCGAACGCTGCGTTGCTCGTGGTGCGTGTGCGCGTGGAGGAGCGCGCGCTCGGCGAGAGCTGGGCGCGGGCCTTCTCGCATGCGCCGCGCTTCATCCCTGGAGGTCCCCGTGATTGAGATCGCCGAGCCAACGACGGTGCTCGAAGAGATCGCCCGCGTGGTGCATGACGAGCTCGGCGTGGCGCGGCCGGTCGACGCGAACGTGGACCTGCTCCAGGACCTCGCCCTCGACTCGCTGGCCATCCTCACGCTGGTGGTGGCCCTCGAGGATCGCTTCAGGGTCGCACTCAAAGAGGAGGACGCCGGCGAGATCCGCACCGCGGGAGAGCTCGCGCAGCTCGTCGCTCGTCGCGCACGGGAGCAGGCATGAAGGCGCGCCTCGTCGGCCCCCCGCTTCCGCCGCTCAAGTTCGGCACGGTGACCGAGATGCTCGAGAGCGCCGCGCGTTCGCCCGAGCGGCTCTTCTTCGTGGACGCCGCCGAGCGCGAGACGACGTTGTCCTTCACAGAATTGTTACAACGCGCTCGGCGCACGGCGGGCCAGCTCGCGGCGCGCGGCGTGCGCCCGGGCGACTCGGTGGCGCTGGTGTTGCCCACCGGCCCAGGCTTCATGGACGCGTTCTTCGGCGCGCTCTGCGCCGGCGCCGTTCCCGTGCC
Coding sequences within:
- a CDS encoding acyl carrier protein, which encodes MRRASSLEVPVIEIAEPTTVLEEIARVVHDELGVARPVDANVDLLQDLALDSLAILTLVVALEDRFRVALKEEDAGEIRTAGELAQLVARRAREQA